The following nucleotide sequence is from Congzhengia minquanensis.
CCCCAAATAGCACAAAAGGCGAAGCTCGAACACGCATTTTATCAGCTCCATGTTCTTGCTGGAGTTTGAGAGCAGGTATAACGTGTTTAAAAGCAGGGGCAAAATGGCTTTTGCGTCCTCAGCGCCGGGGTGAAACGCGGCGGTGAGCTCTGCAAAGTATGATGCAAAGGAAAGCCGCTCAATGTTGGAGGAAAGGCCGAAAAACCCCTCTTTTTGTGCGCTTTGCGTCACAACAAAAAGTTCCTTGCCCGGCCGGAGCACAAAATCGCTGTAGCCAAACACCTGGCTTCCGGCAGCAAGCTTGCTTTTCATGTTTTTAACGCCCTTCACAGAGGCGGAGACCAGCCCTGCTCCGCTGGTCAAAATTTTAATAATGGCGTCTTTTTCTCCCACATAAGTCCGTTTTAAAATAACGCCGTCTGTTTTTATCAGTTCCATGCCATCGCCACTCGTTTATTGTAATTCAAACCCAAAGTTTGCAATTTTGCCTCGTTTGTTCCGCCAGTCTTCATTCACCTTAACCCACAGGGACAAAAACACCTTTTTAACATGCATGCGTTCAAGCTCAGTGCGGGCCTCGGTACCGATTTTTTTCAGCATTTCGCCGCCCTTGCCGATGATAATTCCCTTGTGGGACTGTTTTTCGCAGTATATGTTTGCCTCAATGGTAAGCTTCGAGGCCGACTCCTCAAAAGAAAAGATTTCAATTGCAATGCCATGGGGCACCTCTTTATTCAGGCTCCTGAGCAGCTTTTCCCGAATGATTTCTGCGGCAATCTGGCGCTGGGGCTGGTCGGTCACCATGTCCTCGGGAAAATATTGGGGGCCGGGTTTTATAAATTTTTCAATCTCTGCCTTCACGGCGTCTACCCCGTCGGATTTCCTTGCGGAAATGGGCACTACCGCGGCAAACTCGAACACACTGGTATATGCCGCGATAACAGACAGCAACACGTCTTTTTTCACTGTGTCGATTTTATTAATCACCAAAATCACAGGCGTTTTTTGTTTTTTTAAACGCTCAATGATTTTTTCCTCCGTCCGTCCCACGTTGGCAATTGGTTCCACCAAAAGCAAAATGGCGTCGGTGTCAACTAAGGCGTTATTTGCGGATTTTACCATCATCTCCGCCAACATGCTGGTAGGTTCGTGAATTCCCGGCGTGTCGGTAAACACAATTTGTTTGTCTTCGTCTGTTAAAATTCCCAAAATGTTGTTTCTGGTGGTTTGGGGCTTGCTGGAGATAATTGCAATTTTTTCGCCCACAAGGCGGTTTATTAAGGTGGATTTCCCCACGTTGGGCCTGCCGATTATACTGACAAAGCCGGATTTAAATTCTGCCATTTAAAATCTCCTTATTTTTCTAAATATTGTTTCCCGTGGAGCAAAACCGTAAAGCCGAATTTGGGCAGCGCCAACATTCTGACAAACCGGGACGGCTGTTTGATCAGGCGGTAAAGCCACTCAAGCCCCAGTTTCTGAAACCCGACTGGTGCTCGCTTCACCGTGCCTGCAAACACGTCTAAGCTGCCGCCGATTCCCATACATACTTTGGCACCCAGTTCATGTTTATGTGT
It contains:
- the recO gene encoding DNA repair protein RecO; the protein is MELIKTDGVILKRTYVGEKDAIIKILTSGAGLVSASVKGVKNMKSKLAAGSQVFGYSDFVLRPGKELFVVTQSAQKEGFFGLSSNIERLSFASYFAELTAAFHPGAEDAKAILPLLLNTLYLLSNSSKNMELIKCVFELRLLCYLGFAPELDACTVCGDTEKLCFFSPSAGGTVCRGCGALADACIITENTLAAMRYAQNSDDKKAFSFALSKSAIDEFAQCTEKMCEQVFSRPLPSLAYLKQITGKL
- the era gene encoding GTPase Era — translated: MAEFKSGFVSIIGRPNVGKSTLINRLVGEKIAIISSKPQTTRNNILGILTDEDKQIVFTDTPGIHEPTSMLAEMMVKSANNALVDTDAILLLVEPIANVGRTEEKIIERLKKQKTPVILVINKIDTVKKDVLLSVIAAYTSVFEFAAVVPISARKSDGVDAVKAEIEKFIKPGPQYFPEDMVTDQPQRQIAAEIIREKLLRSLNKEVPHGIAIEIFSFEESASKLTIEANIYCEKQSHKGIIIGKGGEMLKKIGTEARTELERMHVKKVFLSLWVKVNEDWRNKRGKIANFGFELQ